TCTGATGAAATGTTTGATTTCTTCATCGGTGACTGATTTATTTTCCCGGATCTTCACTCCGGGAGAATGCTTCTCCCATAAAAGGGCTTTCACATGCTTTTTCTTTTTCTTCTTCGGGCAATTGAAACGTCTGCTTTTTCCGTCCACCAAATATATATATTCGCCTTCTTCCCGCAATATGAAGAAATAACCGCCTTTATCGTGTCCCGCCGTAGATTTCACCAATGCCCCGGTACTTAATTCCATGGGCATTTCCTCAGCGGACATGGGAAACCAGACTAAGAATCTCCGGTTCACCCTCCGTAATCAATACGGTATTTTCATAATGAGCAGAAAGGCTTCCATCCTCTGTTACCACGGTCCAGTCATCATCAAGCCATACGACCTCCGGTGTTCCCCCATTGATCATGGGTTCGATGGCCAGGGTCATTCCCGGCTTTAATTTGATTCCCCGTCTTTTCCGTGCAAAGTTCGGCACCTCCGGCTCCTCATGGAGATGAGTGCCGATTCCATGGCCTACCAGATCCCGGACAACTCCAAATCCAAATTTTTCTGCATGGATCTGGATTGCAGCAGATATATCATTGAGATGATTGCCAGATTTTGCAAATTTAATCCCTTCAAAGAAACATTGTCTTGTCACTTCTATGAGCTGCCCTGCGTGGGGAGTGATCTCCCCGATTCCGTAAGTCCTTGCCGCATCGGAATGATATCCTTTGTAAAT
The nucleotide sequence above comes from Lacrimispora sp. BS-2. Encoded proteins:
- the map gene encoding type I methionyl aminopeptidase, translating into MSVTIKSAREIELMREAGRILCKTHEELSKALKPGMTTWDIDHLGEEIIRSYGCTPSFLNYNGYPASICVSVNDEVVHGIPSKKRVLMEGDIVSLDAGVIYKGYHSDAARTYGIGEITPHAGQLIEVTRQCFFEGIKFAKSGNHLNDISAAIQIHAEKFGFGVVRDLVGHGIGTHLHEEPEVPNFARKRRGIKLKPGMTLAIEPMINGGTPEVVWLDDDWTVVTEDGSLSAHYENTVLITEGEPEILSLVSHVR